The Mobula hypostoma chromosome 16, sMobHyp1.1, whole genome shotgun sequence DNA window TTTTAAATCAAGAAATCAAGGGGTGGGAAACATCAAATGAGGTGGCAGAATTTGTAGTACTGTGAATATAAATCCTCCCCTGGTTTTATCAAGTGGTACTTGTAGGTGAGTTTGAACCTTGAAACAAGGACTGTCTTTTCAGCATCAGCTAGGAGGTGATCTCGATTGCCCCTTTCAAGCCTATTTTTCTGTCAGTGCCACTATTAAACAAGGGTCTCAACTGCCTATTCAGAAACATGTCTTGTCTTCCCTTTGTTAGGGATGATCACACCATCAACTTGaccatgaggaggaatttctttaccagagggtcatgaatctgtggaattcattgccacagacagctgtggaggccaagtcattgggtatatttaaagctgaggttgatagtttcttgattagtaagggcttccAAGATTATGAGAAGAATGGAGTTAAGAAGGGCAAGGAATCAGCTgcagtggaatggcagagcatgctcaatgggccaaatggcctaattctcttcctgtgtcttatggtcttctaataCGAGAGAAAAGACTACTAATGTAAAATTCATATCCATTTTGTGTGCGCGCACAACTGGCCCAAGCCAATTTGGAGAAAACAAGAGAGGCTTCAATCTGGGCCCGGAGCAAGTCGCTGGGCAGCGTGTCCTAGGCCCGGAGCTTTTTGCCGCCGTGGTGCCTGGGTCTTAGTGCGAGTGTTTGGACAACTTAAGCAATACACTGGAAAGACAGGGCGTCAGGATCGGAGGCAAGGGCCGATTTCACTCACCCTTCAGTGATGGCTACGCACCCCTCCATGGcgttgaggctatgaagactatGCCCAACTGCTGTGCTCCGTGCCCGCTGATATAATGGACTGATAccaaggcttgggcctactcctgGCTGCCCTGGGATTCGGGTCTGAAGACTCATTTTTGTTTGGAATGTTGCTCGCTTCTACTGTTTGCAAGATTTGTGGGTTTTTCTGTACATcagatgatggtcttcattttattttttctttgttgggttcttttgggcttctcgctttgcggctgcctgtaagcaaacaaatctcaaggttgaacagcatctatggaaaaaaccacagttgacatttcgggccgaaacccttcgtcaaaatgtcgactgtgctttttttccacagatgctgcctggcctgctgagttcctccagcattttgtgtgtgtgttgctcagatttccagcatctgcagatttttctcttgtttgaaatctctaggttgtataatttatccattctttgataataaatgtactttgaaatcctTTGTGGGGGGGGAGGTCAACTGATTCTACTGCAATTCCTTGATGCCCGATCCGCATCTGTCTTTATCTGTGGGCAGCACAGTGCTTGACAGCACCACGGATCACTGACCGGGTTTCAattcctgtaaggaatttgtacgttctccctgtaaccacttgggttttctcccacaaacATACAGGTTCAGACGATTCAGAAGGAGCTATGGATAGAGCCAAGGCAGATACTTAAGGGAAAGCTGAGGGgggaaactgcttcactcagagggtggtgagggtgtggaatgagttgccagtggaattggtggatgcggatttgatttcaacatgtaTTAGAAGttgggatgggaggggaatggagggccatTTACCGAGtgctggttgatgggactaggtgcaatactggactagatgggccaaagagcctgtttctgtgttggctGTCTCCATAATCCTGGAAAATCTgagctgatgcattttgggaTGTCTAAAGGAAAGGTCAGTGAATTGTAAGACTAAAGGAAGTACCCAGAACCCCTGAAGAGGGCAGCAGTAGATAAGGTGGTTGAGAAGGTGTACGGGATGCGTGCCTTTATTGGCTGGGGTGCAAAACGTAAAGGTAAAGAGTTTAAGATACAACTATGTAAAATATTAGGTtgatttatttgtcacgtgtattatatcaaaacacagtgaaatgcgttgtttgtgctaacaattaacacaacccaaggatgagCCTACAAGtgccgccacacattctggcaccaatacAACATGCCCATCAGCTTCGGCTACTGACATAACGGTTCACAGCTCTGGCCACCAGACTACCGAGGTATACGGAGGCACGACTAGGAACCGCAAGGATACAGCACCAAGCCCTCAAGCTCCCCGGCCTCTGGTAGAGGACAcaagattgagggaaaaatacacatacacaccacccatGAGGGGTGAGAAAAAAAAGTTAtatataaaataagtagtgccaGAAAAAAAGAGCAAGATGGACTGTTCACaactctgatggtggaggagaagctgttcataaaacattgagtgtgtgtctccaggctcctgtacctcctccctgttagtagtaatgagaagagggcttgtcctggatggtggtggtccttaatgatggatgccactctcCTGAGGGATCAACTTTTAACGATGAGGCTggcgaggctagtgcccatgatggagctggtggagtttgcaaccctctgcaacttcttccgATCCTGGGTGGTGGCCACTCCATATTAGACAGTGAAGcaacctatcagaatgctctccacacagTACATCCGTAGGAATTTTTGTTAAGAGTCTTTGGTGGCGTATCAAATCGTGCTTACAACTTTTAATTTAGTAAACTAGGTTTCATATCCTCCTTGCGTTATGGCAGTAACACTTGGCTCTCTGCTGTTGTGTTTCTCAGGGAACTGCCCAACGGAGCACATTACCTGGTGTGTGACTTGGACTCTGCACTAGATCTGCTGGACTCTTCAGATCTGCAGGAGAAAGTGGACCTAGTCTGGATAATCGGGGGCAGCGCTCTCTATAAGGTACTGTGTAAAACTTGTACTGCTCTATCTATAATCATCAGATCTTCCAGAAACTACACGGCTAACTTCAACATCTTTACAGCCAGCTACGTGCAAGTTATTACTGCTGCAATTTGTTGCAGGTTTATtattttatagttttttattatttagcaatatagtgtggaataggcccttcctttGAGCTGCGCCGCCGCAGGAAGCCCAAcaactccaatttaaccctaacctaattacaggacaacttacaataaccaaAAAGCATactcagtatgtctttggactgtgggaggaaaccagagtacccagggaAACTTGTGCATTCCTCGGGCAGGGCATACAGGGACTCCTTAGAGAAGATACCAGGATTATTCCAGTTGTTATCTGATACCTGATAATGTCCTTGGGGATGGGCTACTGTTGAATGAGGCAGActaagaaaatatgaaaatgagacAACTCAAGGATAAAGGTGTGGGTGGGGGACATTTGCTTGGACGCGAAGGAATcggggataatcctgggaactaGACCAGTGATTCtcacgtcagtggtagggaagttactggaaagGGTTCTTTGGGATAggaattatgagcatttggaaaaccatggcctaattagggagaggcaGCATAGCTTTTTgcggggcaagtcatgtcttacttgATGGAGTTTTTTTAACATGGTGATGAGGGTGACTGATGGATGTAGAACTGTGtttttcagtaaggcatttgacaaggtccctcatgggaggttcatccagaagattaagatgcatgggatccatggtgaattggctgtttgggttcagaactggcttgcccatagggTACAGAATGTAGTGGTCAAAGCGACTTATTcttgctggaggtctgtgattagtggtggtcTGCAGTCTGTACTGGGACCCCGACTGTTTGTCATGTATATAAGTGGCCTGAATGAAAATATAGGTGGGTTGTTTACtgttcagatggcagaggggaagaagctgttcctaaaacatggagtgtgtgtctttagactcttctacctcctccaagatggaagcagtgagaagaaggcatgtcctgtgtgTAGAGACACTTCtgtgtctttttgaggcatcctcttttgaagatatcctcgatgctgagggggctagtgcccatgatggggctggctaaATTTGATCATCATTCTAATAATACTATATGTTTACAACAGAtacaagaaagtctgcaaatgctggaaatccaaagcaacacacacaaaatgctagagaaccTCAGGaggtcagtcctgaagaagtgtcacagcccaaaacgtcgactgactcttttccattgaagttgccctggcctgctgagttcctccggcattttgtgtgtgttgctttgtttatCACAGTTGCTTGGTTTACTAGAGCCAAGGGGGGCAGGTTTTGAAATGAGAGACAATGCCTTTcgtttaaatttttatttatgcTTCCTATTAGATCTACAGTTGGCAGCTGTAACCAGCTGGAACAGTCTTTGCTGCACCTTTATGCAGTTATCTTGGGCACCCGTTTTCACGGTAACGCTTCTAATCGGATTGTGGCTTTAATGCTTACaaaaaacattcattttaatgAACTCTTAAAATTGTCTTTTCCCAATTTTATTTAAATTCCCTGGTTTTTGCATAAAGCCATCAGCCAAATGGCTACAAAGGAAAGTGACTTTTAAAGATAAAAGGATTGCATTTTGTAATTTGTTTTCTGTCTATGATCCCCTTTGTCCACATCCATGACTAATCACTTTGATGTTCTCTATTGTGCCTTCCATGAGCTGGCTGCCTAATTTAAGCAGTCTATTGGATTGGATTGATATTGAATTAAAAGATCATTGCATGCAGTCAGACCTTGCTTTTGATGAGGTGAAAGCTGCTCATTTCAAAAGAAATGTATAATTGTTAAGTCATTTGGATTGCAAACGGACAACAAAGACAGTATGAGAAAGCActgcactcaaaatgctggaggaactcagcaggacaggcagcgtccagtggaaaagagtgaatagttgacgtttcaggctgagacccttcgtcagacccaaaacatcaactgtgcactcttttccatagatgctgcctgacctactgagttcctccagctttgtgtgtgttgctctggatttccagtgtctgcacattttctcgtgtttatgagaaAACAACTCTCAGTATTGCAGTAAAAATATTCCCAGTTCCCTACTCGCTCTAAATCCTTCTGCCCCTAATTAGTGACACTACCAGTACTGTATCTCCTGTAAGTGATTTGATGTACAAAAGAATCCAGAGAAATTGAGCTTTAgtgcacacaaaaatgctggaggaactcagcaggtcaggcagccatgTATGGAAATGttttgggccgtgacccttcatcgggactaagATGGAAGGATGCCAgagttaaaaggtgaggggaggggagggcaatagacaaagccaggtgggtgggaaagatcaaaggctggaaaggaaggaatttgACAGGAGTCAGGCCATTGAAAGAGCGGAGCCAGGGGAGTGATCGGCAGGTGAGAAGCAAAAGGTCAAGGTGAAGAATAGagtcagaacattacagcacagaaacaggctcttcagcccatcatgttgaACTATTATTGTACCTTGTCCCATTGACCATTTCCTCCTCCTCTGCCAAGAGCTTTAAAGAAAAGATTTTTGTTAAACATTGATCAAGGGCTATAACCATAACTTTGGCTAAACTCTGGTGTTTTGGGAGGAAGGAAGAGAGGATAATCCATTCTGTAATTTTTTATCTGCAGTGTATAAAAATCTAGGAATATTTTATACTGCAGCAGCAAGTTGTCTTTATTTAAATTTCAAATTGAGTCTACAATATGGTTGTAGAATAATCATGCTTATCCGTGAAGTTTCCTTTTATCTGGATTTGTACAACCTTGAGCAGCCACTTTTGCAGTCAGTCACCTTTCAATCAAACATTGACAAACAATGAATACACATACAGCAGCTTTGATTGCAAAGCAGCGTCTAAATCCAGCTAGTAAAACTGTGCTTTAACACAGAAATTCCAGTCCATCCCAGTGTCCTTCAAAGCCTGATAATGACTTCACGACAGTGGAAACTACATTTGTGCTGATTTATTGTTGTCAAACGTAtcaagaaacagtgaaaagcttgtcttgcatactgttcgtacagatcagatcattacacagtgtattggggtagaacaaggtaaagcaaaaagaaagtgtaaaagctacagagaaagtgtgcacacacaaagctggaggaactcagcaggccaggcagcatctatggaaaagagtaaacagtcgacgtttcaggccgagacccttcagcaggataggagagaaagtgcagtgctggcaaatgataaagtgcaagaggTAAAGTAAAAGTGCTTCATCTTCTGTGTTAGTTCCCTGTAGAGCAGAGAGACCGAGGGGTACAGGAACTTGGTTCCCTGGAAGTGACAAAATGGTGGTGAAGGAAGCATTGGTATGTTCGCCTGCTGTCATTGAGAACAAGAGTTGGCATGGGTTATGCTCTACAAGACATCGGTAAAGTCCCATATGAAGTACTGTCTGCCGTTCTAGTTGCCCTGTAGGAAGGACATCAtcaaactggagagggtgcaaaagaaatttgcaaggatgtgaCCAAGATTGGAGGGcttgctataaggagaggctgggacCTTTTTCCCTGGAGTATAGGAGGTTGAGGGGTGTAGGTGAAGCGAATAGCCAAAGCCTTTTCCCCAAGGTAGGGAATCCTAAAACCAGAGGGTATGGTTTAAAATGAGAGTGGAAAGATTTCAAAAGGACTTGAGGGCCACCTTtctcacagagtggtgagtgtttgCATCTGGAGAAAGTGATACTGGTGAGTACAATTAcaccatttaaaagatatttgaatGGTTatgtggataagaaaggtttagactcaaagcaggggtttccaaccttttttatgccatggacccctgccattaacgGAGCGGTCCatagatcccaggttgggaacccctggtttagaggggtaTGGACCCAGTGCAGGCAAATAAGACTAGCTTAGATAGGCAACGTGGTCAGTTTGGATGTGCTGGCCCAGACAGCTTATTTATGTGCCATGTGCCTCTCTGACTCTTAATTTTGGATTCTACTTCACTGGCTGTGAACGATCTGGAATATTTTGTGTTCATGAACGGCCGTACACAAGTTTATTTTTGCTGTAGTGGTTATTCGTCTTGCTTTTTTTTGGGTTGATGCAGACCTTGGCCTTGACATGTGGGCCTGGCTGGGACGATTGGCCTGCAGATGCGAACTCAATCTCTCCCTGTGCACAGCACCACaactcaagatgctggaggaactcagcaggccaggcagcatctgtgaaaaggaatagtcaatgatttggacccttcatcaggacatctcCCAATGCAGCGAGCCTCAATCCCCCTGCTGTGCAAAGATCCTCAATGTCATAGGTTGCATAAGGGAGCCTTCAATCAACGAGAATGTCAGGTTGGAGGGGGGAAAATGACTCGTCCAAAAAGAGTTTCGGCATCCAATGTAGATAGTTTTGTTACTTTAAGTGGGTTTTTTTTATTTACAAgtgaacctgaagacccacaagtGTCAGGGAGTTGATTATAATTTGTTTGAATGCTCTATTAATCTTATGTTTGTTAAGTGATTACACTTTTaaaatggaaacagcaatgccaaAGAATGGAAGAGCAGTACTACAAATAAAGATCGTCTGTCTGGGAGCCTTCGTGCTTCACCATGGCCTAAAAATGAGAAACGCCAATAAAAAGCAAACTATGAGTCAGAAAGCCACAGTCTCTAAGGACATTAATATTAAAGACTTCACTGCTCTCCATCCCCTTTCAAGGACATTCTGTGTAGGAGTTCAGAGAAAACAAAGATTCTAGATCCTTTTGAAGGCAGCGAGACACCAACTGCTGTTGTTAGCTGCGTCATTGTCCAATTGAGCATAACGTTGCTGGAACTCAGTTTGGTGAATAGATTTCCTTCTGTAGCTGAGAGTTTGATTTTCTAGCAATTAATGGTTGTTGATAAAATTTTAATAACTTTTTATTGGGCAAAATACCTCGTTTATTGTGTAATTGAAAAGCTGTTTATTGAAAGTAGTTTtaccaaaattcaaagtaaaatatattatcagagtacatacatatctCCACATACACCCCtgtgattctttttcctgcggacATACtccgcaaatctatagaacagtaactgtaaacaggatcaatgaaagagcgaGAGCggagaagacaataaactgcaaatgaatagcaataaataacaagagcgtgaaattacaagataaagagtccttacagtgagatcattggctgtgagAACATCTGAAAAGATGAGtatagttatcctcttttattcaagatcctgatggttgaggggtagtagcttttcttgaacctggtggtgcaagtcctgaggtacttgtacTTTCTatctgaaggcagcagcaagaaaagagcgtggcctgggtggtgaggatctttgacggatgctgctttcctacgacagcgtttcatgtagaagtgctcaatcattgggagggttttacctgtgatgtactgggatgAATCCACTGCCTTTCACAGGATTTTCtacaaaagcattggtgttcaaATTACTGCCAGtcagtcagtacactttccaccgcacatctatgcaagtttgtcaaggttttgatGTTATGCCGAATCTCCGTAGTCCATTTCAATGGACTGAATTAGCTATTTCTTATAAACCTCAGGAGGTTTGGTGTGTCCCTGCATAAATGTCCATGAACACACAAATCCCACCCTCTCTGAGAAGCCTCTGTGTGCATTCTGAAACGGGATCCCTGGACTACTACAGAGAAACACCACCTCCCTGCAGTTCAGATAGAAAGTTGCCCTCTGGATCTATGCCAGTTTGCCTGGTACTCAGTCAGCAACTGGAGAATGAGACAGGCAAGTTTTAAAGGCAATTTACAATTTGAATTGGGTGctataaatcaaagttcaaagtaaatgtatatcatcatatacaaccttgagattcatcttatcgcaggcattcacagcaaacaccagaaacacaatagaatcaatggaaacctACTCAACAAGATGGATAAACAAGCAAAgtgctaaagacaacaaactgtggaaatacaaaaagaaaaaaataacaataaatagtaatcaagaatatgagatgaggaggagttgaAAGCGAGTCATAGTtagtgagaacagttcagtgacgggctctcctctggtttaggagcctgatggtagaggagTATTAGCTGTTCCTGGAGCTGGCAGTGCacgtcctgaggctgctgtagcACTTTCATGacggcagcattgagaagagagcatgtcctgggtactggGGGTCCCCGATGATGTCACTAACATGTATGCCATaaaattcgttgttttgtggcagcagtacagtgaaatacattaaaataactaggttacagtgagaaatatattaataaattgtgcaaaatgagagcaaatgagtgaggtagtgtccatgagttcagaaatctgatggcagagggaaaagaGCTGTttttaaaacgttgagtgtgcatATTtccatgacataggagcagaattaggctattcagcccatcgagtctgctctgccatccttcatggctgatttattatctctcaactctattctcctgcctcctccccgtaacctttgacgccctcactaatcaagaacctatcaacctgcactttaaatatacccaatgatttggcctccacagccatctgaaagcagcatccatcatcaaggaatccACCAACCAGGCCacgccctcttcttgctgctaccattaggctggaggtacaggagccttaggtcccacaccaccaggttcagggacagttgttacccctcgaccatcaggctcctgaaccagcgtgggtaacttcactcactgcaactctgatctgattccacaatTTATAgatgcactttcaaggactcatattCTCTGTATTattcaatcaatcaattaattaattagttcactatttgtcgtcttttgcacattggttgattgtcgGTCTTTGTGTAGAGTTTTTCATAAAttggtatttctttattttgctgtaaatacctgcaagaaaatgaaatattCATACTTTcagaataaatatattttgacaaATATAGAGCTAGTGTGCTGTCTGGCCAAGTGGGCCTCCTTCCATTCTGTCATCTGCTTCTTGCCCAGAATCGGAAATTTATTGTTTGTCAGTGGTTCTGCAAAGCTTCCTAACCAGTTGAATTAGCATAGCTAGCACTATGTCAATGTAAAATGTGAAGAAACGTATATATTCAAATCCCTGTTTACTGAGTTGGTGTTCTATTGAAGTTACCATCTTCAGTCTGTATGTGATAGTGGAATGTATGGGACCATGAATCAATGAAACCTGGTAGTTGGAAAGAGAGAACCCTTCAGCAGCGCTGACTTTAAAACTACTTTTCCAGGAGGCCTTTGAAAGCCCAGCTTCACACCGGCTATTTGTGACTCGTATTCTTCAGGACTTTGAAAGTGATACGTTCATACCTGAGATAAACTTGAATAAGTTCAAACTGCTTCCTGAGTAAGTAATTCTGTTCCAACAGTCAATCTATGATGAAGTCCTCCCTGAAATTCCAGTATTTGAGAGATTGCTGTGCGTGATAATCTAGTTTCTGGGAATCATCATTGTCTCCTGATTTAGGATTGTATCTGCGTTCATCTTCACTGATTCCTGATTATGGTTTTAGATTtggtctatcaagtctcctccgccatttcatcatggctgatccatcttcctctcagccccaatctcctgccttcttcctgcatcccttcatgccctgaccaatcaagaatctatcaatctctgccttaaatatacataaagacttggcctccacagctgcctgtggaaatgaattccacgcATGAATAATTCCAAGTTTAGGGATAAAGATACAGTTATAGAACAACATAGCAccaacagacccttcagcctatccATCCTTGCGGACCACGGTACtcatcccaatttcctgcattcatctCATATCCCTTCAATCTGCACTCACCATGaacttgaagggtctcggcctgaaacgtcgactgcgcctcttcctatagatgctgcctggcctgctgcgttcaccagcaactttgatgtgtgttgcatgaacttGACCAAGTGCTTTTCATTAAATAATACCATTGCATCTGCTccatccacttcctctggcagctcattgtaGATGCTCACGACCCTCTGTGAAAATAATGCCCTCAAATCCCTGAATTTATTACCCCCTTAGTTTTGAGCTCCCattccctggggaaaagactgttcaCCTTATCTCTGCTTCTCATATTTTCAAACACATCTGTAAGGTTATCGCTCATTCTCCCACGTTCCATGGAAAAAAGACCtaacctgcccaacctctccctgcAACTCGTGCCCTCTCGTCCAGGCACCACCCTGTATTTCCCCTCTGCCTGCTTTCCCATTTAACCAAGCCtttgggtgaccaaaactacacagttctccaagtgtggcctcaccaatgactttgaCAAACTCAAAAGATAATCAGAATCATATTCACAGACGTGACTTGCCTACGAGGCAGTTTTAATTAAAACTTACTGCACTGATTATAGTGGGGCAGTGCAGGTGTCCCTCCATTTGGTAGCATTCAATCCGCAAAAATCGATCCATTTCACAAAAGCATAGCCCTGGAAAATTCAGTGATAGCATCTTATCAGAGGCGCACATCGCCACGTCTGTTGATTAAGGACTTTTTTTCCCTCAGGAATCCAAATCTCGGGTCAGATAATTTTCCCTTCCCATAATCCCGGAAGTGACTGTCAGGGATTGGGGTTGttatgggaatggggagagagatcTGATGAGGTGCAGGGATTTACTCTGGAGCTACTAGTGCAGGGGCCCAAACTAGTAAGTGGGTGGGAGATCTGTATTCTGGGAAATCAGTGAAAGGTTCTTTCCTTTAGAGGATGAATGAATAACAGTCAGATATTTTTCCACTGAACCACAGAAGGGCAGTTATGTAATCAAACACATTTAAATCTTTCTGTTAAGTGCTTCTCTGCAATAAGCGACGGAGAGCAAAATCCAGGTGCTAATTAAAATAAAGATTTaaagagctttatttgtcacgtgtacatcaaaacacagtccttcacatcaaattaaatcagtgaggattgtgccggGCAGCCCGCAGGTGTCGCCACGTTTCTGGCGCCAACTTAGCATGCACACAACTTGCTACCCCCCAAcccatacagtattgtgcaagtgTCTTTCCATAATATGTGGCTACAGTGCCGCAGACctgtacagtacagtactgtacatcttcagaatgtgggaggaaaccagagcacctggagaaaacccacgtagtcacggagaggacgtacaaactccttacacgcaGAAGCGAGAATTGGACcgcaatcttacagctggtgctataAAGAactgtgctgaccactatgctactgggCCACCTGTATGTGAAGAAGATTAATAGGAGCTGTGTAAAAACCTGTTCTGTGACCTTGATGTCTTGAAACAATCTCCACTATATTGTTATTTTCAGTAATGCTTCCCTAGGGTAGAAGTATATGGGATGAGCTCCCTTTGTTCTAAAATTTAAAATGGTCTGGCCCCATCTTAGCTGCGTCTCATTGCCGAATGAAGTACTTGGGTCAGCAGTGTTGTGCTGTCCCTTTTAATTCTGCTATTACAATGTTCTGAAcacccttctgattcttgttaaGGTGCTTTGTGATTTGTACACAGGTTCCCTGATGTACCTACAGGCATTCAAGAGGAGAACGGGATCCAGTTCAAATATGAGGTTTATGAAAGAATCACCTCTGCATAGTGGAAAGGAAATCTATGCAGACGTACAGATAAATGGTTGGCATTTCAAAAATAGCTGAAGTTTTAATTTTTATggaaattattaagaatgagtAAAATTCTATAAGCATCTTGAAGAACAGGAACATTATTTTGGAAGACAGAAAGCATCATTTGATTCCCTCCAGCATTTCCAACTTGGGCCATCAGGATTGACCAGGACTGCAACAGAACCAGCCTCTTGGATCTTACGGCCATATCAAGGGACAACTGACCCTTCATCTCTCTGTCGAGTCTCCTCACCATCTGCAGAGAATCTCCTCAGAAGGGGAGTACAATGGGGTCACATCCATGTGTCTGGATCCCCAACAA harbors:
- the dhfr gene encoding dihydrofolate reductase isoform X2, which codes for MGRVINSIVAVCPNMGIGNKGNLPWHPVRLSKEFRHFQKMTSTPSVEGKCNAVIMGRKTWFSIPEKNRPLKNRINIVLSRELKELPNGAHYLVCDLDSALDLLDSSDLQEKVDLVWIIGGSALYKEAFESPASHRLFVTRILQDFESDTFIPEINLNKFKLLPEFPDVPTGIQEENGIQFKYEVYERITSA
- the dhfr gene encoding dihydrofolate reductase isoform X1 → MGIGNKGNLPWHPVRLRQVMQKRDPFSKEFRHFQKMTSTPSVEGKCNAVIMGRKTWFSIPEKNRPLKNRINIVLSRELKELPNGAHYLVCDLDSALDLLDSSDLQEKVDLVWIIGGSALYKEAFESPASHRLFVTRILQDFESDTFIPEINLNKFKLLPEFPDVPTGIQEENGIQFKYEVYERITSA